The following proteins are encoded in a genomic region of Brachyspira pilosicoli:
- a CDS encoding RNB domain-containing ribonuclease, producing the protein MKTIEELIAKLSKNQMDYNVFIKFNAKTPLEKTSLTNLIRKAISDGYIQKTDSNLLRVTKAGYLFINPNSANKEAVKTSVHAKKININIDDAKLDSEIIADAYNIKLNFSDDLLKLAENINNNANFNDIADRADLRSLKTVTIDSEHSKDLDDAFSIEKIEDNYKVYVHISDVSHFIEADSPLDIEAKKRGNSTYLIDKVYNMFPEILSNDIISLNEKVDRFTLTLICVIDKDGNILASDVVKSIINSDKKLSYNYVEDIINKKANDEDWLIELINNALEVKNILHKKRSKGVDFENDDINIVLDDNGVPIEFYAEEKKESMLIIESLMLLANSEIAKKLKDYEAVIYRYHGAPDNYRFNNFKILAHNKGYELKKLDENNYDLIDFLEKIKGKSEEKLLTGVLMRSMTPSSYSVVNKSHFGLGFDYYTYFTSPIRRYVDLIIHRIVKDYIIDKKTYINDDNKYKTIADECTLLDRTSKKAERQLRQIKAARYMKDRLGDEYYGFISLLSRNGITVEIEGLDIEGFIESTYVGANYRFYEDMQSIYIDKVKMYELGDRVKIFVVKADIESGKIYFSL; encoded by the coding sequence ATGAAAACCATAGAAGAACTTATAGCAAAATTGTCTAAAAATCAAATGGACTATAATGTATTTATAAAATTTAATGCAAAAACTCCATTAGAAAAAACTTCTCTTACTAATTTAATAAGAAAAGCAATCAGCGATGGATATATACAAAAAACTGACAGCAATTTACTTAGGGTAACTAAAGCTGGGTATTTATTTATAAACCCAAATAGTGCCAACAAAGAAGCTGTAAAAACTTCAGTTCACGCTAAAAAAATAAATATTAATATAGATGATGCTAAATTAGATTCAGAGATAATAGCAGATGCTTATAATATTAAATTAAACTTTTCTGATGATTTATTAAAGTTAGCAGAAAATATTAATAACAATGCTAATTTTAATGATATTGCTGATAGGGCTGATTTGAGGAGTTTAAAAACTGTTACAATAGACTCAGAGCATTCAAAAGACTTAGACGATGCATTTAGCATAGAAAAGATAGAAGATAATTATAAAGTGTATGTGCATATTTCTGATGTCAGCCATTTTATAGAGGCTGATTCTCCTCTTGATATAGAAGCAAAAAAAAGAGGAAACTCCACTTACTTAATAGATAAAGTATATAATATGTTTCCAGAGATTCTTTCAAATGACATCATTTCACTCAATGAAAAAGTTGATAGATTTACTTTGACTTTAATTTGCGTTATAGATAAAGATGGGAATATTTTGGCAAGCGATGTAGTTAAAAGCATTATAAACTCGGACAAAAAATTATCTTACAATTACGTAGAAGATATTATAAACAAAAAAGCTAATGATGAAGATTGGCTTATTGAGCTTATAAACAATGCTTTGGAAGTAAAAAACATATTGCATAAAAAAAGAAGCAAGGGTGTAGATTTTGAGAATGATGATATTAATATAGTATTAGATGATAATGGTGTTCCTATAGAGTTTTATGCTGAAGAGAAAAAGGAATCTATGCTTATAATAGAGTCTTTAATGCTTTTGGCTAATAGTGAAATAGCAAAAAAGTTAAAAGACTATGAGGCTGTAATATACCGCTATCATGGCGCACCTGATAATTATAGATTTAATAATTTTAAAATATTAGCACACAATAAAGGCTATGAATTAAAAAAGTTAGATGAAAATAATTATGATTTAATTGACTTTTTAGAAAAGATAAAAGGAAAGTCAGAAGAGAAACTTCTTACTGGTGTTTTAATGCGTTCTATGACACCATCATCATATAGTGTAGTTAATAAAAGTCATTTCGGTTTGGGTTTTGATTATTATACTTATTTTACTTCGCCTATAAGAAGGTATGTCGATTTAATAATACATAGAATAGTAAAAGATTATATTATAGATAAAAAAACATATATTAATGATGATAACAAATATAAGACGATAGCAGATGAATGTACTTTGCTTGACAGAACATCAAAAAAGGCAGAGAGGCAATTAAGGCAAATAAAAGCGGCGAGGTATATGAAAGACAGACTTGGAGATGAATATTATGGGTTTATTAGTTTGCTTTCAAGGAATGGTATTACAGTTGAGATAGAAGGGCTTGATATAGAAGGTTTTATTGAGTCTACTTATGTTGGTGCTAATTATAGATTTTATGAGGATATGCAAAGTATTTATATTGATAAAGTTAAGATGTATGAGCTTGGGGATAGAGTTAAAATTTTTGTAGTTAAAGCAGATATAGAAAGCGGAAAGATATATTTCTCTCTTTAA
- a CDS encoding sugar ABC transporter permease, whose protein sequence is MNKKRKDTFIIILFLAPALIIFFGLIIYPVLNTIYLSFFSWKGIFGSPLKFVGLNNFINVLKSPSFFKALLNSFYFMIGGFLILMPLSFILALLITSKLRGTKLMKTSFFMPIMLSGTAIALMWVYILNPTYGALNVILKAVGLDFLAKEWLSTPTLNIWSIVLVNEWTYAGYNMLIFAAGLIAIPNSIYESAELDGCTGIKKLIYISIPLSKESFKIFSILCITGCLKVFDLVWAMTKGGPNRTSEVPATLLYNEAFTFKSFGTSSAIGVILLLLGMILSFLLTKTLFKKEE, encoded by the coding sequence ATGAATAAAAAAAGAAAGGATACTTTTATAATTATATTATTTTTGGCTCCAGCTTTAATAATATTTTTTGGTCTAATAATATATCCTGTGCTAAACACAATATATTTGTCTTTTTTTAGCTGGAAGGGTATATTTGGTTCTCCTTTAAAATTTGTAGGATTAAATAATTTTATAAATGTTTTAAAAAGCCCAAGTTTTTTTAAAGCATTATTAAATTCATTCTATTTTATGATAGGTGGATTTTTAATATTGATGCCTTTATCATTTATTTTAGCATTGCTTATTACTTCCAAGCTAAGAGGCACAAAATTGATGAAAACTTCATTTTTTATGCCTATTATGCTTTCAGGTACAGCGATAGCTTTAATGTGGGTATATATATTAAACCCTACTTATGGTGCTTTGAATGTGATATTAAAAGCAGTCGGCTTAGATTTTTTAGCAAAAGAGTGGCTTTCTACTCCTACTTTAAATATATGGTCTATTGTTCTTGTAAATGAATGGACTTATGCAGGATATAATATGCTCATATTTGCTGCAGGATTAATAGCTATTCCTAATTCTATTTATGAGTCTGCTGAATTAGACGGCTGTACAGGTATAAAAAAATTGATATATATTTCTATACCTTTATCTAAAGAATCATTTAAAATATTTTCTATATTGTGTATAACAGGATGTCTAAAAGTTTTTGATTTAGTATGGGCTATGACAAAAGGAGGACCAAACAGAACATCAGAAGTACCTGCTACATTATTATATAACGAAGCATTTACTTTTAAATCTTTTGGTACAAGCAGTGCTATAGGGGTTATACTTCTATTACTTGGTATGATATTAAGCTTTTTATTGACAAAAACTTTATTCAAAAAAGAAGAATAA
- a CDS encoding chromosome segregation SMC family protein, translating to MYIKNLNLHGFKSFAIETNIEFNEGVTVVLGPNGIGKSNIVEAFLWVMGEQSASRLRIDSSKGLESVIFHGTDTRKPSSLAQVALTLDNTSRWIKKYDKDEIIVTRKYYRKGLSEYYINDEQVRLKDIVDMFLDTGLGKNAYSVIKQGTVSEIAKQKPEERRSIIENAAGISKYLERRREATKKLEDSERNLDNVKIDIKNAEKNYKSLKDQAARTEKYYSLIDDKKKISISINVNQIKKAKITLEDYNKNLEELNNKKQELEKNLLDLDNQKQQELLKFEETRNLSIELDKQVSLIVTELTHIEKMSNQLKIQLENKFKEKEETINRKNTLAKRIEEDKNQILELDKDIKNILENIELALKEQEIEEGNIASEQNKIASCNDEIAILTQNNQNNTLKIADARERQLEVINKIITEIDEKKKDIMGNSFYQNIGKHEADIDIGFNNLLGSINTKMNTIKEFEEDGVLDNLNELSFNSLSSFVRNLKEMLDTEKRDALLLQDIFKEYTKIKDPFVDLLFDKEGTYMQKEAIDKEIASLESSIQSNLDRIEELNNEIKKATENINLSNSNLTTLTISKAKYETNKKASEDRKEMIIKSIAIVEEEFATLNDKIQKQEEDYKLLDKELKDNINNFKELEKKKTKMESEARLKASEIKKAESALSNFDVNHSKHIKKLNETNENITRISERINQTKDKINDIYNNFYETNAINLKEYEAVTEGLIDEEVFRNKLNTINDKIKNLGHINEMALDEYQEAKNRFEFLSKQKEDLEKSKEEILKIIADANKKAGEDFLKTFNEINKKFSETFKILFGGGNAGLKIQNEEDLLNSPIDIFAQPPGKKMENIVSYSGGELTMTGLALVFAIFLYRPSPFCILDEVDAALDGANIIRYKNMVKGLSDKTQFLIITHDEVSATIADAYYGITAEEKGVSKIFTVKVDKDGAVNGSEEKLVTNE from the coding sequence ATGTATATAAAGAATCTTAATTTGCACGGATTCAAATCATTTGCCATAGAAACTAATATAGAGTTTAATGAAGGTGTTACTGTAGTGCTTGGACCTAATGGTATAGGTAAGAGTAATATAGTAGAGGCCTTTTTATGGGTAATGGGGGAGCAGTCTGCAAGCAGATTAAGAATAGATAGCTCTAAAGGGCTTGAAAGTGTTATATTTCATGGTACAGACACTAGAAAACCGTCCTCTTTGGCACAAGTAGCTTTAACATTAGATAATACTTCAAGATGGATAAAAAAATATGATAAAGATGAGATAATAGTTACTAGGAAGTATTATAGAAAGGGTTTATCAGAATATTATATTAATGATGAGCAGGTAAGGCTTAAAGATATAGTGGATATGTTTCTTGATACAGGGTTAGGTAAAAATGCATATTCTGTAATTAAACAGGGAACAGTTTCTGAGATTGCTAAACAAAAACCAGAAGAGAGAAGGTCTATAATAGAAAATGCTGCGGGTATTAGTAAATATCTTGAGAGAAGAAGAGAGGCTACCAAAAAACTTGAAGACTCTGAGAGAAACCTTGATAATGTTAAGATAGATATAAAGAATGCTGAGAAAAATTATAAATCATTAAAAGACCAAGCGGCACGCACAGAAAAATATTATTCTCTTATAGACGATAAGAAAAAAATAAGCATAAGTATAAATGTTAATCAGATTAAAAAGGCAAAAATTACTTTAGAGGATTATAATAAAAATCTTGAAGAGCTTAACAATAAAAAGCAGGAACTTGAGAAGAACCTATTAGATTTAGATAATCAAAAACAGCAGGAACTATTAAAGTTTGAAGAGACAAGAAACTTATCTATAGAGCTTGACAAACAGGTGTCATTAATAGTAACAGAACTTACTCATATAGAAAAAATGTCTAATCAATTAAAGATACAATTAGAAAATAAGTTTAAAGAAAAAGAAGAAACTATAAACAGAAAAAATACTTTAGCTAAAAGAATAGAAGAAGATAAAAATCAAATATTAGAATTAGATAAAGATATAAAAAACATATTAGAAAATATTGAATTAGCATTAAAAGAACAAGAGATAGAAGAGGGCAATATTGCAAGCGAGCAAAATAAAATAGCTAGCTGCAACGATGAAATAGCAATACTCACACAAAACAATCAAAACAATACTTTAAAAATAGCCGATGCCAGAGAAAGACAGCTTGAAGTGATAAATAAAATAATTACCGAGATTGATGAAAAGAAAAAAGATATAATGGGTAATAGTTTTTATCAGAATATAGGAAAGCATGAAGCTGATATTGATATAGGTTTTAATAACTTACTTGGATCTATCAACACCAAAATGAACACTATAAAAGAGTTTGAAGAAGATGGTGTTTTGGATAATCTCAATGAGCTTAGTTTTAATTCTTTATCATCATTTGTAAGAAATTTAAAAGAGATGCTTGATACAGAAAAAAGAGATGCATTGCTTTTACAAGATATTTTTAAAGAATACACTAAAATAAAAGACCCTTTTGTTGATTTGCTGTTTGATAAAGAGGGTACTTATATGCAAAAAGAGGCTATAGATAAAGAGATAGCTTCTTTAGAATCTTCTATTCAAAGCAATCTTGACAGAATAGAAGAGCTTAACAACGAAATAAAAAAAGCAACAGAAAACATTAATTTATCAAATTCTAATCTTACTACTCTCACAATATCAAAAGCAAAATATGAGACAAATAAAAAAGCTTCTGAAGATAGAAAAGAGATGATAATAAAAAGTATAGCTATTGTAGAAGAAGAGTTTGCAACATTAAATGATAAGATACAAAAACAAGAAGAAGATTATAAATTATTAGATAAAGAGCTAAAAGACAATATAAACAATTTTAAAGAACTCGAAAAGAAAAAAACAAAAATGGAGAGTGAGGCAAGATTAAAGGCTAGCGAAATAAAAAAGGCTGAATCTGCTTTATCTAACTTTGATGTTAATCACTCAAAACATATAAAAAAGTTAAACGAAACAAATGAAAATATTACAAGAATAAGCGAGAGAATTAATCAGACAAAAGATAAGATTAATGATATATATAATAATTTTTATGAGACTAATGCTATTAATTTGAAAGAGTATGAGGCTGTTACAGAAGGCTTAATTGATGAAGAAGTTTTTAGAAACAAGCTGAACACTATTAATGACAAGATTAAGAATTTAGGTCATATTAATGAGATGGCACTCGATGAATATCAAGAGGCAAAAAATAGATTCGAGTTTTTAAGCAAGCAAAAAGAAGATTTAGAGAAATCAAAAGAAGAGATATTAAAAATAATAGCTGATGCCAACAAAAAGGCAGGAGAAGATTTTCTTAAAACATTTAATGAAATAAACAAAAAATTCTCTGAGACATTTAAAATCTTATTTGGCGGCGGTAATGCCGGCTTAAAAATACAAAACGAAGAAGATTTATTAAACAGTCCTATTGATATATTCGCACAGCCGCCGGGCAAGAAAATGGAAAACATAGTCTCGTATTCTGGAGGCGAGCTTACTATGACAGGGCTTGCTTTAGTATTTGCTATATTTTTGTATAGACCTAGTCCATTTTGTATACTCGATGAGGTGGATGCTGCTTTAGACGGAGCGAACATTATAAGATATAAGAATATGGTTAAGGGCTTATCAGATAAAACTCAATTCTTAATTATCACGCACGATGAAGTATCTGCCACTATAGCCGATGCCTATTATGGAATTACAGCGGAAGAAAAGGGTGTATCTAAAATATTTACAGTGAAGGTTGATAAAGACGGAGCTGTAAACGGCAGCGAAGAGAAGCTAGTTACAAACGAATAG
- a CDS encoding carbohydrate ABC transporter permease, whose amino-acid sequence MSRKMFKYGAYAFAILWGITTLFPLAITLLSSFKDNNGIYLSMFSLPKEWIWQNYTDAFTVAKIGRGILNSIFIAIVSTALTIVIGMFTAYILSRKKFKYKSLIYLLFVVGVMIPVHCTIIPISSLSTILNGKNTYWFIILVYVAFGLSQAVFLFTGYLDGIDKEIDEAAIIDGCNDFQLLFRILYPVSIPIISTEAILAFIAGYGELIFSMILFTDESKYTVARSMLAFSGGYQQRLGPIFACIIIAVLPMLVLYIFFHEKVQAGMMAGSIKG is encoded by the coding sequence ATGAGCAGAAAAATGTTTAAATATGGAGCTTATGCCTTTGCTATATTATGGGGTATAACAACTTTATTTCCTCTTGCTATTACTTTATTGTCTTCATTTAAAGACAATAATGGAATATATTTAAGTATGTTTTCATTGCCTAAGGAATGGATTTGGCAAAATTATACTGATGCTTTTACTGTAGCAAAAATAGGGAGAGGAATATTAAATTCTATTTTTATTGCTATAGTATCTACTGCACTAACCATAGTAATAGGAATGTTTACAGCATATATTTTATCAAGAAAAAAGTTTAAATATAAATCATTAATATATTTATTATTTGTTGTAGGAGTTATGATACCTGTACATTGTACTATAATCCCTATATCAAGCCTTTCTACTATACTTAATGGTAAAAATACTTATTGGTTTATAATATTAGTTTATGTAGCTTTTGGATTATCACAGGCAGTGTTTTTATTTACTGGATATTTAGATGGAATAGATAAAGAAATAGATGAGGCAGCTATTATAGACGGATGTAACGACTTTCAATTATTATTTAGAATATTGTATCCTGTATCAATACCAATAATTTCTACAGAGGCTATATTAGCTTTTATAGCAGGATATGGAGAGTTGATTTTCTCTATGATATTATTTACAGATGAGTCTAAATATACTGTAGCTAGATCCATGCTTGCTTTTTCAGGCGGATATCAGCAGAGATTAGGACCTATATTTGCTTGCATAATTATAGCTGTTCTTCCTATGCTTGTATTATATATATTCTTCCATGAAAAAGTTCAAGCTGGTATGATGGCTGGTTCTATTAAAGGTTAA
- a CDS encoding ankyrin repeat domain-containing protein — protein MVKKYIVLIIVGVVLMVNDSYGITQDERNFLHACRYGQMYVIEELIDKVNINVQDEEDGFTPLMNAVTEGEIEVVKILLEHNADVIKIKDNKGRNAFFWAAVLDELEILKLFEKYNPDFNVSDNYGSNVFFFTRKKETVNYFIQHGADINKKNKSGRTPLIQHSLAYENQEHVKFLLEKGADINAQDNEGVTTLMFAVQTDKVQIIDICLSENADINIKDNEGKTALFHTISSFGVLENVKAMTEDMFGDHAKTDYIKDYMNQKKMEETDRAIRLIKLLVSNGADINAQDNKGNTLLMYAIALRNEPLINEILKLNPDVNIKNKKGKTANDMAKEYGYKIVK, from the coding sequence ATGGTAAAAAAATATATTGTATTAATTATTGTTGGAGTAGTTTTAATGGTAAATGATTCTTATGGTATAACTCAAGATGAAAGAAATTTTCTTCATGCATGCCGTTATGGTCAAATGTATGTAATTGAAGAATTAATTGATAAAGTTAATATTAATGTTCAAGATGAAGAAGACGGATTTACTCCTTTAATGAATGCTGTAACAGAAGGAGAAATAGAGGTTGTTAAAATTTTATTAGAGCATAATGCAGATGTTATTAAAATAAAAGATAATAAGGGAAGAAATGCATTTTTCTGGGCTGCTGTTTTAGATGAACTTGAAATCTTAAAACTATTTGAAAAATATAATCCTGATTTTAATGTGTCAGATAATTATGGTTCTAATGTTTTCTTTTTTACTAGAAAAAAGGAAACCGTTAATTATTTCATTCAACATGGTGCAGATATAAATAAAAAAAATAAATCTGGAAGAACTCCCTTAATACAGCATTCTTTAGCATATGAAAATCAAGAACATGTAAAGTTTTTACTTGAAAAAGGTGCTGATATTAATGCTCAAGATAATGAAGGTGTTACTACATTAATGTTTGCTGTTCAAACTGATAAAGTACAAATAATAGATATATGTTTATCAGAAAATGCAGATATTAATATAAAAGATAATGAAGGAAAAACAGCTTTATTTCATACAATATCATCTTTTGGTGTTTTAGAGAATGTTAAGGCAATGACGGAAGATATGTTTGGAGATCATGCCAAAACAGACTATATAAAAGATTATATGAATCAGAAGAAAATGGAAGAGACAGATAGGGCTATTAGACTTATAAAGTTATTAGTATCTAATGGTGCCGATATTAATGCTCAAGACAATAAAGGAAATACTTTATTAATGTATGCTATAGCACTTCGCAATGAACCTCTTATAAATGAGATATTAAAATTAAATCCTGATGTGAATATAAAAAATAAAAAAGGAAAAACAGCTAATGATATGGCAAAGGAGTACGGTTATAAAATAGTAAAATAG
- a CDS encoding ankyrin repeat domain-containing protein: MKKLILSFLLGIFTISCSNNNNILDAILNNDLEGLKKLINKENINTGITIKDEVSILDRSYEINKETPIILAVLNKNKDMIRYLLDNGADPSIYDGRERNAFLWACGAGDVEIIQMLVEHDPNLVNSRSGNNANGIIIAADFRNIDVFEYLVKDLGLDVNHMDDLGVTALLLSRKKEAKEKLIELGAKR, from the coding sequence ATGAAAAAACTAATTCTATCATTTTTATTGGGTATCTTTACTATATCTTGTTCAAATAATAATAATATATTAGATGCCATACTAAATAATGATTTAGAAGGTCTCAAAAAATTAATAAATAAAGAAAATATTAATACTGGAATAACCATAAAGGATGAGGTTTCTATATTAGATAGATCTTATGAGATTAATAAAGAAACTCCTATCATATTAGCTGTACTTAATAAAAATAAAGATATGATAAGATATCTGCTTGATAATGGTGCTGATCCTTCTATTTATGATGGCAGAGAGAGAAATGCTTTTCTTTGGGCTTGCGGTGCAGGTGATGTTGAAATTATACAGATGTTAGTTGAACATGATCCTAATTTAGTTAATTCAAGAAGTGGCAATAATGCTAATGGAATTATTATAGCAGCGGATTTTCGTAATATAGATGTATTTGAATATTTAGTAAAAGATTTAGGTCTTGATGTAAATCACATGGATGATTTAGGAGTAACTGCTCTGCTTTTATCTCGTAAAAAAGAGGCTAAAGAAAAATTAATAGAGCTTGGTGCAAAAAGATAA
- a CDS encoding PepSY-like domain-containing protein yields the protein MKKILLFFIILYSFLYTQNLTEASLPLQAKNFINLNLPGDTVDTVSLYQNGGGYEVNTKLGFNIIFYQSGLWKSIKIDNLENNPNGIPRSCIHRSMVKVIDNEYPASKITSIVRENKFFTVVLNNNVELQITGYGIIVSKRNLEEE from the coding sequence ATGAAGAAAATTTTATTATTTTTTATCATTTTGTATTCTTTTTTATACACACAAAACCTTACAGAGGCTTCTTTACCTCTTCAGGCTAAAAATTTTATTAATCTTAATTTACCTGGGGATACTGTAGATACTGTTAGCTTGTATCAAAATGGCGGAGGATATGAAGTTAATACTAAATTAGGCTTTAATATTATATTTTATCAAAGCGGACTTTGGAAAAGCATTAAAATAGATAATTTAGAAAATAATCCAAACGGCATACCAAGAAGCTGTATACATAGAAGTATGGTAAAAGTAATAGATAACGAATACCCTGCTTCAAAAATAACTTCTATAGTTAGAGAAAATAAGTTTTTTACTGTTGTGCTTAATAATAATGTAGAATTACAAATTACAGGTTACGGTATTATAGTATCTAAAAGAAATTTAGAAGAAGAGTAG
- the gpmA gene encoding 2,3-diphosphoglycerate-dependent phosphoglycerate mutase, with protein MTKVVLIRHGESVWNKENLFTGWADVTLSEKGIEEAKAGGVELKKAGFTFDKAYTSTLTRAIKTLNLVLEEMGLLWIPVEKCWQLNERHYGALQGLNKSQTAEKYGEDQVKIWRRSYDTPPPALEKSDERYPGNDPRYKNLSEKELPLTECLKDTVARVVPFWENVILPDIKAGKKIIIAAHGNSLRALVKYLDNISDADITELNIPTGMPLVYELDDNFKAINKQYLGDPEAVKKAMEAVANQGKKK; from the coding sequence ATGACTAAAGTTGTTTTAATAAGACATGGAGAAAGTGTTTGGAATAAAGAAAACCTCTTTACTGGTTGGGCTGATGTTACTTTATCAGAAAAAGGCATTGAAGAGGCTAAAGCCGGCGGTGTAGAACTAAAAAAAGCTGGATTTACTTTTGACAAAGCTTACACTTCAACTCTTACTCGCGCAATCAAAACTTTAAATTTGGTATTAGAAGAAATGGGACTTTTATGGATACCAGTAGAAAAATGCTGGCAATTAAATGAAAGACATTATGGCGCTTTACAAGGATTAAACAAATCTCAAACTGCTGAAAAATATGGTGAAGATCAAGTTAAAATATGGAGAAGAAGCTATGATACTCCGCCTCCTGCTTTAGAAAAATCTGATGAAAGATATCCTGGAAATGACCCTCGATACAAAAACTTATCTGAAAAAGAACTTCCTCTTACAGAATGTTTAAAAGACACTGTTGCAAGAGTTGTTCCTTTCTGGGAAAACGTTATACTTCCAGATATTAAAGCTGGTAAAAAAATTATAATCGCTGCTCATGGTAACAGCTTAAGAGCATTAGTTAAATATTTAGATAATATTTCTGATGCTGATATCACAGAGCTTAATATACCTACTGGAATGCCTTTAGTTTATGAGCTTGATGATAATTTCAAAGCTATTAATAAACAATATTTAGGTGACCCTGAGGCTGTTAAAAAAGCTATGGAAGCTGTGGCAAATCAAGGAAAGAAAAAATAA
- a CDS encoding alpha-L-fucosidase, protein MKTKNYRRGELKMLKDTKQQWFKDAKFGLFIHWGLYSILAGEYKGKKTERIGEWIMNTLNIPVEEYEKLAAQFNPVNFDAEYIVKKAKDWGMKYIVFTSKHHEGFAMYDSKCSSYNVVKATPYKKDILKQLQLACEKYSMKLGLYYSQAQDWHDPNGLMAGKDNSKKDYQYYLDHKVKPQLKEILTEYGDIALIWFDTPMESTPEQSKSLYDLVKSIQPNCIVSGRIGNQIGEYMTTGDNFIPRLPYDGDWEIPATLNDTWGFKKDDHNWKNPNDIIRILLKIVSRGGNYLLNIGPDSLGNVPKESIDILDTVGQYVKDNEEAIFASKKVDIYPYELEWAQFTQKDYKLFVHVLSPRKYIELLNVGNKVKKAYVLKDKRELKCDCLKACEGNSVIEVDLPKDMYDKYNYCVCLELEEQNPIFEPIVG, encoded by the coding sequence ATTAAAACAAAAAATTATAGACGAGGAGAGCTAAAAATGCTTAAAGATACTAAACAGCAATGGTTTAAAGATGCTAAGTTCGGCTTATTTATACATTGGGGATTATATTCTATATTAGCTGGAGAATATAAAGGCAAGAAAACTGAGAGAATAGGCGAATGGATAATGAATACTTTAAATATACCTGTAGAGGAATATGAGAAGTTAGCAGCTCAATTTAATCCTGTGAATTTTGATGCTGAATATATAGTGAAAAAAGCTAAAGATTGGGGAATGAAATATATTGTATTTACTTCTAAACATCATGAAGGTTTTGCTATGTATGACTCTAAATGCAGCAGCTATAATGTTGTAAAAGCAACCCCATATAAAAAAGATATATTAAAACAGCTTCAATTAGCCTGCGAAAAATATTCTATGAAATTGGGATTATATTATTCTCAAGCTCAAGATTGGCATGACCCTAATGGACTTATGGCAGGAAAAGATAATTCAAAAAAAGATTACCAGTATTACTTAGACCATAAAGTAAAACCCCAGTTAAAAGAAATATTGACAGAATACGGAGATATAGCTTTAATATGGTTTGATACTCCTATGGAAAGTACACCAGAACAAAGCAAATCATTATATGATTTAGTAAAATCAATACAGCCTAATTGTATAGTAAGCGGAAGAATAGGCAATCAAATAGGCGAATATATGACAACAGGTGATAATTTTATACCTAGGCTTCCATATGATGGAGATTGGGAAATACCTGCTACTTTGAATGATACTTGGGGATTTAAAAAAGATGATCATAATTGGAAAAATCCTAATGATATTATAAGGATACTTTTAAAAATTGTAAGCAGAGGCGGAAACTATCTTCTAAATATTGGTCCTGATAGTTTGGGCAATGTGCCTAAAGAAAGTATAGATATATTAGACACTGTAGGTCAATATGTAAAAGATAATGAAGAGGCTATATTTGCAAGCAAGAAAGTTGATATATACCCATACGAGTTGGAATGGGCTCAATTTACTCAAAAAGATTATAAACTATTTGTTCATGTATTATCTCCTAGGAAATATATAGAGCTTCTAAATGTAGGAAATAAAGTAAAGAAAGCTTATGTTCTTAAAGATAAAAGAGAATTAAAATGTGATTGCTTGAAAGCTTGTGAAGGAAATAGTGTAATAGAAGTTGATTTACCTAAGGATATGTATGATAAATATAATTATTGTGTTTGCCTCGAATTAGAAGAGCAAAATCCTATATTTGAACCTATAGTAGGATAA
- the rpsT gene encoding 30S ribosomal protein S20, giving the protein MPNIRSASKRLRQNVTRNLYNRKIKSFLNTQKKKVLKSIDANDKDASIAEYNKYASALDKAARKSVIHTNRASVKKSEMMKKINALK; this is encoded by the coding sequence ATGCCTAATATAAGATCCGCTTCTAAAAGATTAAGACAAAATGTTACGAGAAATCTTTATAACAGAAAAATAAAAAGCTTTTTAAATACTCAAAAAAAGAAAGTATTAAAGTCTATAGATGCTAATGATAAAGATGCTTCTATAGCTGAATATAATAAATATGCTAGTGCTTTAGATAAAGCTGCTAGAAAATCTGTTATTCATACTAACAGAGCTAGTGTTAAAAAATCAGAAATGATGAAAAAAATTAACGCTTTGAAATAA